Proteins found in one Sporosarcina jeotgali genomic segment:
- a CDS encoding stage V sporulation protein S — protein sequence MNPLKVSSRSNPNSVAGALVAVIRDQGFAEMQAVGAGALNQAVKAVAIARGFVAPSGSDLICAPAFADIEINGEGRTALKLFVEKRTRQQSL from the coding sequence ATGAATCCATTAAAAGTATCATCACGCTCAAATCCTAATTCAGTTGCAGGCGCTCTCGTTGCAGTCATTAGAGATCAGGGATTTGCAGAAATGCAGGCTGTAGGTGCAGGTGCCTTAAATCAGGCAGTGAAAGCAGTTGCAATTGCACGTGGCTTTGTAGCTCCAAGCGGGAGTGATTTGATATGTGCACCGGCTTTTGCAGATATTGAAATTAATGGAGAAGGTCGGACTGCCTTAAAATTATTCGTTGAGAAAAGAACGCGACAGCAATCATTGTGA
- the rny gene encoding ribonuclease Y translates to MGTIIISALIGLIVGAVVMFVYNKNVNESKVTGAKHSAATIVEEAKREAEALKKEALLEAKDENHKLRVEAETDIRERRTELQKQENRILQREENMDRKDDSLNKREASLERKDDALSGRQQHIEEMERKAEELVATQQTELEKISALTRDEAKRLILDDVERELSTDIAVMTKESEQRAKEESEKKAREILSLAVQRFAADHVAETTVSVVNLPNDEMKGRIIGREGRNIRTLETLTGIDLIIDDTPEAVILSGFDPVRREIARLALEKLVADGRIHPARIEEMVDKARREVDELIRETGEQTTFDIGVHNLHPDLIKILGRLKFRTSYGQNVLKHSTEVAYLAGLLAAELGEDVTLARRAGLLHDIGKAIDHEVEGSHVQIGKELAVKYKEHPVVINSIASHHGDEEATSVIAVLVAAADALSAARPGARSETLENYIRRLQKLEEISESYEGVEKSFAIQAGREVRIIVRPDIIDDITAHRLARDIRKRIEEELDYPGHIKITVLRETRSVEYAK, encoded by the coding sequence ATGGGTACTATTATCATCTCCGCTTTGATCGGTCTCATCGTCGGTGCAGTTGTTATGTTTGTGTACAACAAAAACGTGAATGAATCAAAAGTGACAGGTGCAAAGCACTCCGCCGCAACAATCGTTGAAGAGGCGAAGCGTGAAGCGGAGGCATTAAAAAAAGAAGCACTTCTTGAAGCGAAGGATGAAAATCACAAATTGCGCGTTGAGGCAGAAACGGATATCCGTGAACGAAGGACAGAACTTCAAAAACAGGAAAACCGTATTTTGCAGCGGGAAGAAAATATGGACCGCAAAGATGACTCACTCAACAAGCGAGAAGCAAGTCTGGAGCGTAAGGATGATGCGCTATCCGGAAGACAACAGCATATTGAAGAGATGGAACGCAAGGCGGAAGAACTGGTTGCCACACAGCAGACAGAGCTTGAGAAGATTTCAGCTTTGACACGTGATGAGGCAAAACGTCTAATCCTCGATGATGTAGAAAGAGAATTATCTACAGACATCGCTGTAATGACAAAAGAGTCCGAACAACGTGCCAAAGAAGAATCCGAAAAGAAAGCACGAGAAATTCTATCTCTTGCTGTACAGCGGTTCGCAGCAGATCATGTGGCTGAAACGACAGTATCTGTCGTCAATTTGCCGAATGATGAAATGAAAGGCCGTATCATCGGCAGAGAAGGACGGAATATCCGTACACTCGAAACCTTAACTGGTATTGATCTGATCATTGATGATACACCTGAAGCTGTTATTCTTTCTGGTTTTGATCCAGTTCGCCGTGAGATTGCAAGACTGGCACTGGAAAAGCTTGTAGCAGACGGAAGAATTCACCCAGCTCGAATTGAAGAGATGGTGGACAAGGCTAGACGTGAAGTAGATGAGCTGATCCGGGAAACCGGAGAGCAAACTACGTTTGACATTGGCGTTCATAATTTACATCCAGACCTGATTAAGATTCTAGGTCGCTTGAAATTCCGTACTAGTTATGGTCAAAACGTATTGAAACACTCAACTGAAGTAGCTTATCTTGCCGGATTATTAGCAGCAGAGCTCGGCGAAGATGTTACGCTGGCTCGACGTGCCGGTTTGCTTCACGATATCGGAAAAGCGATAGACCATGAAGTTGAAGGCAGTCACGTGCAAATTGGTAAAGAACTTGCAGTTAAGTACAAAGAACACCCCGTTGTCATTAACAGTATCGCTTCTCACCATGGTGACGAAGAAGCGACATCCGTTATCGCAGTACTTGTCGCAGCAGCAGATGCATTATCAGCTGCTCGTCCGGGCGCACGAAGTGAAACACTTGAAAACTACATCAGACGTCTGCAGAAACTTGAGGAAATCTCTGAGTCTTATGAAGGCGTTGAGAAATCATTCGCGATTCAAGCAGGTCGCGAAGTTCGAATTATCGTACGTCCCGATATCATTGATGATATTACAGCCCATCGTCTTGCTCGCGACATTCGGAAACGAATTGAAGAAGAGCTCGACTACCCAGGACATATTAAGATTACTGTTCTTCGGGAGACACGGTCGGTTGAGTACGCAAAATAA
- the miaB gene encoding tRNA (N6-isopentenyl adenosine(37)-C2)-methylthiotransferase MiaB, translating to MNEEQRLAGQAPATKEKDYSHYFQSVYTPPSLKDAKKRGKEAISYHDDFEIDEHFSGMGIGRKFYIRTFGCQMNEHDTEVMAGIFVGLGYEPTDTVKDADVILLNTCAIRENAENKVFGELGHLKSLKRERPDLLIGVCGCMSQEESVVKKILKTYDQVDMVFGTHNIHRLPAILREAYLSKEMVVEVWSKEGDIIENLPRVRKGNIKGWVNIMYGCDKFCTYCIVPYTRGKERSRRPEDIILEVRQLAAAGYQEITLLGQNVNAYGKDFENETYRLGDLMDELRKIDIPRIRFTTSHPRDFDDHLIEVLAKGGNLVNHIHLPVQSGSSEILKLMSRKYTREHFLNLVSKIKQAIPNVTLTTDIIVGFPNETEEQFQETISLYNEVGFDMAFTYIYSPREGTPAAKMTDNVPMEVKKDRLQRLNKVVNDFSAAGMKPYQGEIVNVLVEGESKRNKEVLSGYTEKSKLVNFRAPANVIGKIVQVRITEAKSWSLDGEFIGIKEKEKVML from the coding sequence ATGAACGAAGAACAACGGCTTGCTGGACAAGCACCTGCAACAAAAGAAAAGGACTATAGTCACTATTTCCAATCCGTTTATACGCCGCCATCTTTAAAAGATGCTAAAAAACGCGGCAAAGAAGCAATTTCCTATCATGACGATTTTGAAATTGATGAACACTTTTCCGGAATGGGAATCGGACGTAAATTTTACATAAGGACATTCGGCTGTCAGATGAACGAACACGACACCGAAGTCATGGCAGGTATTTTTGTAGGGCTGGGATATGAACCAACCGACACAGTCAAAGATGCGGATGTAATTCTATTGAATACGTGTGCAATTCGAGAAAATGCGGAAAACAAAGTGTTCGGTGAACTTGGTCATTTGAAATCTCTTAAACGTGAACGGCCGGATCTGCTGATTGGTGTATGCGGATGCATGTCGCAAGAAGAATCTGTAGTTAAAAAAATACTGAAAACATATGACCAAGTTGACATGGTTTTCGGAACGCACAACATTCACAGGCTTCCTGCAATTTTACGTGAAGCATACTTATCAAAAGAAATGGTCGTTGAGGTATGGTCAAAAGAAGGCGATATCATAGAAAACCTTCCAAGAGTGCGAAAAGGCAATATTAAAGGTTGGGTTAATATTATGTACGGCTGTGATAAATTCTGTACCTATTGTATCGTCCCTTATACTCGCGGAAAGGAACGAAGCCGAAGACCAGAAGACATTATTCTGGAAGTCCGTCAGCTAGCTGCTGCTGGTTATCAGGAAATCACGCTGCTCGGACAAAATGTTAACGCGTACGGAAAAGACTTTGAAAATGAGACCTATCGATTGGGGGATCTGATGGACGAGCTCCGTAAAATTGATATTCCCCGTATCCGTTTTACAACAAGTCATCCGCGTGACTTCGATGACCATCTCATCGAAGTGCTCGCTAAAGGCGGAAACTTAGTGAATCATATTCATTTACCCGTTCAATCCGGCTCTAGTGAAATTTTGAAGTTGATGTCAAGAAAATATACACGGGAACACTTCTTGAATCTCGTTTCGAAGATTAAACAAGCAATTCCGAATGTCACTTTGACAACAGATATTATTGTTGGTTTTCCAAATGAAACTGAAGAACAATTCCAAGAGACCATTTCGTTGTATAATGAAGTTGGATTTGACATGGCCTTCACATACATCTATTCTCCTCGAGAAGGAACACCAGCTGCTAAGATGACAGATAATGTACCAATGGAAGTGAAGAAGGACCGGCTTCAGCGACTGAACAAAGTCGTCAATGATTTCTCAGCCGCTGGGATGAAACCGTATCAAGGCGAAATAGTGAATGTATTGGTCGAAGGGGAGAGTAAACGGAATAAGGAAGTACTCTCTGGCTATACCGAAAAGAGTAAGCTGGTGAACTTCCGAGCGCCTGCAAATGTAATCGGTAAAATTGTTCAAGTTCGAATTACGGAAGCTAAATCCTGGTCATTAGACGGGGAGTTTATCGGAATAAAAGAAAAGGAAAAGGTGATGTTATAA
- a CDS encoding RicAFT regulatory complex protein RicA family protein, giving the protein MEKMYTKHDIIEKSRELAHMVANTEQVELFKQTEAHINENKKVREKIASLKSLQKQAVNFQEYDKERALGIIEKKIEQIENEIDEIPLVQEFKQSQNDVNDLLQLIANTISNRVTDEIIESTGGDVLKGQTGSYVQSTQHKPLS; this is encoded by the coding sequence ATGGAAAAGATGTATACAAAACATGATATTATTGAAAAATCAAGAGAGCTTGCACATATGGTGGCGAACACGGAGCAAGTGGAATTATTTAAACAAACAGAAGCCCATATTAATGAAAACAAAAAAGTAAGAGAAAAGATTGCAAGCCTGAAGTCATTGCAAAAACAAGCTGTGAATTTCCAAGAATACGACAAAGAACGTGCACTAGGCATCATTGAAAAGAAAATTGAGCAAATCGAAAATGAAATTGATGAAATTCCTTTGGTTCAAGAATTCAAGCAATCCCAAAATGATGTAAATGATTTACTGCAATTGATTGCGAATACCATTTCCAATCGGGTAACGGATGAAATCATTGAATCTACAGGCGGAGATGTACTAAAGGGGCAGACAGGTTCTTACGTACAAAGCACGCAGCATAAGCCTTTATCCTAA
- a CDS encoding TIGR00282 family metallophosphoesterase — protein sequence MKVLFIGDIVGSPGRDMVFDYLPRLKRKYEPDAVIVNGENAASGRGITKAIFDDLLRAGVDVVTMGNHTWDHKEIYDFIDETDSLIRPANFSDEAPGQGMTYIERGGVTLAVMNLHGRTFLPPHDDPFKKADDLIKEAKERTPLVFVDFHAEATSEKIAMGWHLDGRASAVVGTHTHVQTADSRILPEGTAYITDVGMTGPYDAILGMKKEDVIYRFQTNMPVRFQVPKQGRAQLNGVIIDIDNQTGRARSIERLMINEDSPFQS from the coding sequence ATGAAAGTGCTGTTTATTGGAGATATCGTAGGTTCACCAGGAAGAGATATGGTTTTTGACTATCTGCCGCGTTTGAAACGAAAATACGAACCGGATGCAGTGATTGTGAACGGTGAAAATGCTGCTTCGGGCAGAGGGATTACGAAAGCGATTTTTGACGATTTGCTTCGTGCAGGAGTAGATGTAGTGACAATGGGAAATCACACATGGGATCACAAAGAGATTTATGATTTCATCGACGAAACGGATTCACTCATTCGTCCTGCTAACTTTTCAGATGAAGCGCCTGGTCAAGGCATGACATACATTGAACGCGGCGGAGTCACATTAGCAGTCATGAATTTGCACGGACGTACTTTTTTACCGCCTCATGATGATCCTTTTAAAAAAGCAGACGATCTTATTAAAGAAGCAAAAGAAAGAACTCCTCTTGTTTTTGTTGATTTTCATGCGGAAGCAACGAGTGAAAAGATTGCTATGGGCTGGCATTTAGATGGACGTGCATCTGCTGTAGTGGGAACACATACACATGTGCAAACTGCAGACAGCCGGATTCTGCCGGAGGGGACGGCTTATATTACAGATGTGGGTATGACAGGACCTTATGACGCTATTCTTGGCATGAAAAAAGAGGATGTCATTTATCGATTCCAGACAAATATGCCCGTCCGATTCCAGGTGCCTAAACAAGGCAGAGCCCAATTGAACGGTGTCATCATTGACATTGACAATCAGACGGGACGTGCGCGTTCAATAGAACGATTAATGATTAATGAAGATTCACCGTTTCAGTCGTGA
- the cotE gene encoding outer spore coat protein CotE — protein MKNLRQVVTKAVIAKGKQRTEKEVTLLPPNRPSSILGCWVINHTHSAKKAGSTIEVTGKFDVNVWYSHHDHSKTSVFTETVNYKDKIRLRYRDEPSSSKEEIRVEVLQQPNCTEAIISDCKEKFLIKVERELVAEVIGETKVMITVHPNDFEEEWSFDDESSHHQSHANEGGSRAGKDNSQF, from the coding sequence CTGAAGAATCTACGACAAGTCGTTACGAAGGCAGTAATTGCAAAAGGGAAGCAGCGTACAGAAAAGGAAGTCACGCTTCTCCCGCCTAATCGTCCTTCCAGTATTCTTGGCTGCTGGGTCATCAACCACACCCATAGCGCCAAAAAGGCTGGATCAACCATTGAAGTAACCGGTAAATTCGATGTCAACGTCTGGTACTCTCACCACGACCATTCCAAAACTTCAGTATTCACAGAGACAGTGAACTACAAAGACAAAATCCGTCTGCGCTATCGGGATGAACCCTCATCCTCTAAAGAAGAAATTCGAGTTGAAGTGTTACAACAGCCAAACTGCACAGAGGCAATCATTTCGGATTGTAAAGAGAAGTTCTTAATCAAAGTCGAACGCGAGCTTGTGGCGGAAGTGATCGGTGAAACAAAAGTCATGATTACAGTCCATCCTAATGATTTTGAAGAGGAATGGTCATTCGATGATGAGTCATCCCACCATCAAAGTCATGCCAATGAAGGCGGTTCGCGAGCAGGAAAAGACAACTCACAGTTTTAA
- the recA gene encoding recombinase RecA encodes MSERKAALDQALKQIEKQFGKGSVMKLGEKTDREISTSSTGSLALDSALGVGGYPRGRVIEIYGPESSGKTTVSLHAIAEVQAAGGTAAFIDAEHALDPVYAQKLGVDIDELLLSQPDTGEQALEIAEALVRSGAVEIIVIDSVAALVPKAEIEGEMGDSHVGLQARLMSQALRKLSGAINKSKTIAVFINQIREKVGVMFGNPEVTPGGRALKFYASVRLEVRRGEAIKHGNEIMGNKTRIRVVKNKVAPPFRTAEVDIMYGEGISKEGEIVDLGVEVEVVQKSGAWYSYEGERMGQGRENAKQFLKENPAIRAEISDKIRSSYGLNSDNYVIAAHESEDEDELELFEEKE; translated from the coding sequence TTGAGCGAACGCAAAGCGGCTTTAGATCAAGCACTTAAACAAATAGAAAAACAGTTTGGAAAAGGCTCTGTCATGAAACTGGGCGAGAAGACAGATAGAGAGATTTCCACATCATCGACTGGATCACTTGCACTTGACTCTGCACTTGGGGTTGGCGGATATCCAAGAGGACGTGTCATTGAAATTTACGGACCAGAAAGTTCAGGTAAAACGACAGTTTCACTTCACGCAATTGCAGAAGTTCAAGCTGCAGGAGGAACAGCTGCTTTTATTGACGCGGAGCATGCGCTGGATCCTGTCTATGCACAAAAACTTGGAGTGGATATCGATGAGCTTCTATTATCACAGCCGGATACAGGAGAGCAGGCACTAGAAATCGCAGAAGCTCTTGTACGAAGCGGTGCAGTTGAAATCATCGTTATTGACTCTGTTGCTGCTCTAGTACCTAAAGCGGAAATTGAAGGAGAAATGGGAGACTCCCACGTAGGTTTACAAGCACGTTTGATGTCTCAAGCTTTACGTAAACTCTCCGGTGCTATTAACAAATCGAAAACGATTGCTGTCTTCATCAACCAAATTCGAGAAAAAGTCGGAGTTATGTTCGGTAACCCTGAAGTCACTCCGGGTGGACGCGCACTTAAATTCTACGCTTCTGTCAGACTTGAAGTTCGACGCGGTGAAGCGATTAAACACGGAAACGAAATCATGGGTAATAAAACTAGAATTCGTGTTGTGAAGAACAAAGTGGCACCGCCTTTCCGTACAGCTGAAGTAGATATCATGTATGGAGAAGGTATTTCCAAAGAAGGCGAAATCGTCGACTTAGGTGTTGAAGTGGAAGTCGTTCAGAAGAGCGGGGCGTGGTATTCTTATGAAGGTGAGCGTATGGGACAAGGTCGTGAAAACGCGAAGCAGTTCTTAAAAGAAAACCCGGCGATTCGTGCGGAAATTTCCGATAAAATTCGCAGCAGTTATGGATTGAATAGTGATAATTATGTAATCGCAGCTCACGAGTCAGAGGATGAAGATGAGTTAGAGCTATTTGAAGAAAAAGAATAA